In the genome of Bradysia coprophila strain Holo2 unplaced genomic scaffold, BU_Bcop_v1 contig_232, whole genome shotgun sequence, one region contains:
- the LOC119076847 gene encoding putative odorant receptor 71a: protein MHSTSIHKVIDRMISFFHRIGIWHGVDRPTVRQVGLKSFYSIYYVFYPTSFLVGAITNETVDDSILLVEISLLAAVLTIKIWILLWKQTEIMELLDRMCVFSIRNHEDVVFFNEKVENFIKFVVAFACATIVVTLGCSAFPFFGSTKSLLVDIAFPLDWKNSEIGFWVAYIFFTTENIVTFLAMAFSVIVWYLLLLCSLRYKILGMEIRNVGRITGDGKVKLLEKEQQTIFYRDLVASIEAHLHLKGLIDEVDSFLSKLFLLQLATSGLCICGSIYCLAFDIGDNIVERLVHVYTFFYGISELLMITYFGNEIMLASNLTYSLFETKWIRQPHSTKKCIIIFGEYLKRSHEMLIGKLYPLTLETFTRILNSAYTLFNILKNFKE from the exons ATGCATTCAACCAGTATTCATAAAGTAATCGATCGAatgatttctttctttcatcgTATCGGTATCTGGCATGGAGTAGACAGACCTACAGTTAGACAAGTCGGACTGAAGTCATTCTATAGCATCTATTACGTGTTTTATCCCACTTCGTTTCTGGTTGGAGCAATTACCAACGAAACAGTAGATGACAGTATTTTGCTAGTGGAAATATCACTTCTCGCCGCAGTTCTGACtattaaaatttggattttgcTTTGGAAACAGACGGAAATTATGGAGTTGCTAGATCGAATGTGTGTCTTCTCCATTCGAAATCACGAGGACGTagtatttttcaatgaaaaagtggaaaatttcatcaaatttgtgGTGGCATTCGCATGTGCTACAATCGTTGTCACATTAGGATGTTCagcttttccattttttggaAGTACGAAGTCTCTTCTTGTGGATATTGCGTTTCCATTggattggaaaaatagtgaaattggattttgggtggcgtacattttcttcacTACCGAAAATATTGTAACATTCCTGGCAATGGCGTTTTCCGTTATAGTTTGGTACTTATTGCTGCTGTGTTCTTTAAGATATAAAATTCTAGGAATGgaaataagaaacgtgggacgAATCACAGGTGACGGTAAAGTAAAACTATTGGAAAAGGAACAACAGACAATTTTCTATCGGGACTTAGTGGCGTCGATTGAAGCTCATCTTCATTTAAAAGG attGATCGACGAGGTGGattcatttttatcgaaacTTTTTCTATTGCAACTCGCCACCAGTGGCCTATGTATTTGCGGTTCAATTTACTGCTTGGCATTC GATATTGGTGACAACATTGTAGAACGCCTTGTTCATGTCTATACGTTCTTTTATGGCATTTCTGAGTTACTTATGATAACGTACTTCGGGAATGAGATTATGTTGGCAAGTAATCTTACATACAGTCTCTTTGAAACGAAATGGATCAGACAACCACATTCGACCAAGAAATGCATAATCATTTTTGGAGAATATTTGAAGCGATCGCATGAGATGCTAATCGGTAAATTGTATCCGTTAACTTTGGAAACATTTACTAGG ATTTTAAATTCAGCTTACACcttgttcaacattttgaaaaatttcaaagaataa
- the LOC119076869 gene encoding odorant receptor Or2-like encodes MGMEIRNLGRITGGGKVNMLEKEQQTIFYRDLVASIKAHLHLRELIDELESFLSTLFLLQLATSGLCICGSIYCLAFDVSDNTVERIVHVYTLFNSIAELFMITYLGNEIWLSSSHLTYSLFESEWIGQPHSTIKCIIIFGEYLKLPHEMLIGKLYPLTLETFTRILNSSYSLFNILKNTKQ; translated from the exons ATGGGAATGGAAATAAGAAACTTGGGACGAATTACCGGTGGCGGTAAAGTGAATATGTTGGAAAAGGAACAACAGACAATTTTTTATCGGGACTTAGTGGCGTCGATTAAAGCTCACCTACATTTAAGAGAGT taATCGACGAACTGGAATCATTTTTATCAACGCTTTTTCTACTACAACTCGCTACCAGTGGCCTCTGTATTTGCggttcaatttattgtttggcATTC GATGTTAGTGACAACACTGTGGAACGCATAGTTCATGTCTATACGCTCTTTAACAGCATTGCTGAGTTGTTTATGATAACTTATTTGGGGAATGAGATTTGGTTGTCAAGTAGTCACCTTACTTACAGTCTGTTTGAATCTGAATGGATTGGACAACCACATTCGACCATAAAATGCATAATCATTTTTGGTGAATATCTGAAGCTACCGCATGAGATGCTAATCGGTAA ATTGTATCCATTGACTTTGGAAACATTCACTAGG